GACCTACGGCAAGAACAGCACGGACTGGGGGGACTACAACAGCCCCACCACCAACGCCCTCATCGACAAGGCCCTGTCGGCCACCTCCGCCAGCCAGGCCCTCACCTACTGGCAGCAGGCCGCCAAGCAGATCATGGCCGACGCTGCGGTAGTCCCGATCGGCCAGCAGAAGACCGCCGTCTACCACTCCACCCGGCTGCAGAACTGCATCTGGAACACGTGGATCTCCAACTGTGACCCGACCTCGGTCTGGATCAAGCAATAGCTCGAGGTAGTCGGACCGAGAGGCCTTTCGGCGTCCCGCAGGCATGAGCCCGCTCCTGGACGTCGAGGGCCTCTCGGTCTCGTTCTCCACCCCTGACGGCGTGGTCCAGGCGGTGCGGGGCATCAGCTTCAGCGTCGATCCGGGGGAGACGCTGGGGATCGTCGGGGAGTCGGGGTCGGGCAAGAGCGTCGCCACCCAGACCATGGTCGGCCTGACCGCCGGCGCCGAGATCTCGGGGCGAGCCATCTTCCAGGGCCATGACCTGTTGCGCATGTCCCAGGAGGAGCTGCGTCAGGTGCGCGGCGCCCGGATCGGGATGATCTTCCAGGACCCGCTGTCGAGCCTGCACCCCTACTACCGGGTGGGCTGGCAGATCGCCGAGATGATCCGGGCCCACGAGAAGGTGTCGAAGGCGACGGCCCGGGAGCGCGCCGTCGAGCTCCTGGGCCGGGTCGGCATCCCCCGGCCGCGTGAGCGGGTGGACGACTATCCCCACCAGTTCTCGGGCGGGATGCGGCAGCGGGCCATGATCGCCATGGCCCTGGCCCTGAACCCCGCTCTCCTCGTCGCCGACGAGCCGACCACGGCCCTGGACGTGACCGTGCAGGCCCAGATCATGGAGTTGATCAAGCAGCTGCAGCGCGAGTTCCACATCGCCGTGATCCTCATCACCCACGATCTCGGGGTCGTGGCCGACATGGCCGACGAGGTGATGGTCATGTACGCCGGCCGGGCCATGGAGGTGGCCGGGCGGCGCGCCACCTACTACTCGCCCCACCATCCCTACACCGTCGGCCTCCTGGGATCGCTCCCGCAGCACGGAGGCGAGTCCGACCGGCTGCGGTCGATCCGCGGTCAGCCACCGAGCCTGATCAACCCGCCGTCCGGCTGCCCGTTCAACCCCCGCTGCGATTTCGTGATGCCCCGCTGCGCGGCCGAGACCCCGCCCCTCCGGGACGTCGGTGACGAGCCCGGACACCGTTCCGCCTGCTGGCTGCCGACCCATCTGGTGGGCACGGGCGCCGAGGTCGATGCCGGCCGGAAGCGGGCGGCGGACGAGGAGCGACAGGTGGAGTCGGTCCAGCCGTGAGCGACGGCGTGCTGATCCAGGCCGACGACGTGGTCAAGCACTTCCCCGTCGGGACCGTCCGGCTGCGTCGCGGCGGCGGGGACGTCGTCCACGCCGTCGACGGGGTCAGCCTCGAGGTCCGGCGGGGGGAGACGCTCGGCCTGGTCGGGGAGACCGGGTGCGGGAAGTCAACGCTGGCCCGCTGCCTCAACCGGCTGCTGGATCTCACCGCCGGCACGGTGGTGTTCGACGGCACCGACATCTCCCAGCTGTCCCGCCGCCAGATGCGCCCGTTCCGGCGGCGCATGCAGATGATCTTCCAGGATCCGTACGGCTCCCTCAACCCCCGGCGCCGGGTGGGGTCGATCATCGGGGACCCCCTCGCCATCCACGGCGTGGCCGAAGGAGGCGACCGCAAGCGGCAGGTCCAGCGGCTGATGGAGCTGGTCGGCCTCAACCCCGAGCACTACAACCGCTTCCCGGCCGAGTTCTCCGGCGGTCAGCGCCAGCGCATCGGGGTGGCCCGGGCCCTGGCGCTGGAGCCCGACCTGGTGATCTGCGACGAGCCGGTGTCGGCCCTCGACGTCTCCATCCAGGCCCAGGTGATCAATCTGCTGGCCGACCTCCAGGAC
The sequence above is a segment of the Acidimicrobiales bacterium genome. Coding sequences within it:
- a CDS encoding ABC transporter ATP-binding protein translates to MSDGVLIQADDVVKHFPVGTVRLRRGGGDVVHAVDGVSLEVRRGETLGLVGETGCGKSTLARCLNRLLDLTAGTVVFDGTDISQLSRRQMRPFRRRMQMIFQDPYGSLNPRRRVGSIIGDPLAIHGVAEGGDRKRQVQRLMELVGLNPEHYNRFPAEFSGGQRQRIGVARALALEPDLVICDEPVSALDVSIQAQVINLLADLQDTLGLTYVFIAHDLSVVRHVSDRVAVMYLGKVVEIAPRHDLYETPRHPYTRALLSAVPVPDPDRAARRRPVVLGGDVPSPIDPPSGCRFRTRCPKAQDICAREDPPLVPRQGDGPEHRAACHFPLADGEQLPAVPVVVSGSASSSSPEVGTP
- a CDS encoding ABC transporter ATP-binding protein, which gives rise to MSPLLDVEGLSVSFSTPDGVVQAVRGISFSVDPGETLGIVGESGSGKSVATQTMVGLTAGAEISGRAIFQGHDLLRMSQEELRQVRGARIGMIFQDPLSSLHPYYRVGWQIAEMIRAHEKVSKATARERAVELLGRVGIPRPRERVDDYPHQFSGGMRQRAMIAMALALNPALLVADEPTTALDVTVQAQIMELIKQLQREFHIAVILITHDLGVVADMADEVMVMYAGRAMEVAGRRATYYSPHHPYTVGLLGSLPQHGGESDRLRSIRGQPPSLINPPSGCPFNPRCDFVMPRCAAETPPLRDVGDEPGHRSACWLPTHLVGTGAEVDAGRKRAADEERQVESVQP